From a region of the Solanum stenotomum isolate F172 chromosome 2, ASM1918654v1, whole genome shotgun sequence genome:
- the LOC125856998 gene encoding uncharacterized protein LOC125856998, producing the protein MIIGSTISQNGLSQRLMGKKKVVKKTKELSVAIAESSAMSGDSQQQITPRKRGRPRKIISIVKDGEEEVSAELKKLKTNEVEESQGENKKEDEFEEEKNLQPQKQQQQPTRSRARRKSKPRKSC; encoded by the exons ATGATTATTGGCTCTACCATCTCACAAAA TGGATTGTCACAAAGATTGATGGGAAAGAAGAAAGTTGTGAAGAAAACAAAGGAGTTATCAGTAGCAATAGCAGAATCATCAGCAATGAGTGGAGATTCACAACAACAAATTACTCCAAGAAAAAGAGGAAGACCAAGAAAGATTATTAGTATTGTTAAAGATGGTGAAGAAGAAGTTTCTGCTGAATTAAAGAAACTCAAAACAAATGAAGTTGAAGAATCACAaggagaaaacaaaaaagaagatgaatttgaagaggaaaaaaatttacaaccacaaaagcaacaacaacaacctaCAAGGAGCAGAGCTAGAAGAAAAAGCAAACCAAGAAAGAGTtgctaa
- the LOC125854835 gene encoding uncharacterized protein At1g01500-like, with translation MENSREFLSNGKPADPGLQIIRHPSYQSCGKLSLSWFDIRVFYIRISNFMVDDSTPESLTLNHIPLSPDTLLEVNGKRCSVYSEGASCFLRRDRVDKKAEEATFVSTDSIRVTGSVNFEVSYKDDLFLSGTLEMANINDSQNCLRRWSMNCESVMSAGTGFLKGKHIVGSESLSPTIEVYVTGCFAGTPIIITKTLQLNHRKKHQRKGMLDSIPEHDTSEQHKEVSSGHDLQVTEYNRNYKPESEEDYNSMYWGRTELMDGEDGEMSWFNAGVRVGVGIGLGICVGVGVGVGLLVRTTRNLRRRLM, from the exons ATGGAGAATTCACGTGAGTTTCTAAGCAATGGAAAACCAGCTGATCCTGGTCTTCAAATTATAAGGCACCCCTCTTACCAATCTTGTGGGAAATTATCGTTATCTTGGTTTGATATTAGAGTTTTTTACATCAGAATCAGCAATTTTATGGTCGATGATTCAACCCCAGAAAGTCTTACGCTTAACCATATCCCTCTAAGCCCCGATACGCTGCTTGAAGTAAATGGTAAAAGATGTTCTGTGTACTCAGAAGGAGCCTCTTGCTTTCTTCGAAGGGACCGTGTTGATAAGAAAGCTGAAGAAGCTACATTTGTGAGCACAGATAGTATAAGAGTGACTGGGAGTGTGAACTTTGAGGTTTCGTATAAAGATGATCTTTTTCTCTCTGGGACTTTGGAGATGGCCAACATCAATGATTCTCAAAACTGTCTTAGGAGATGGAGCATGAACTGTGAATCAGTTATGAGTGCTGGCACGGGATTTCTGAAGGGAAAACACATTGTGGGTTCTGAATCATTGTCACCGACAATTGAAGTCTATGTTACCGGTTGCTTCGCTGGTACACCTATCATCATAACTAAGACTTTGCAGCTAAATCACAGGAAGAAGCACCAAAGAAAGGGTATGTTAGACTCCATTCCAGAGCATGACACATCTGAACAGCATAAAGAAGTCTCATCTGGACATGATCTGCAG GTAACAGAATACAACAGAAACTACAAACCAGAAAGCGAAGAAGACTACAACAGCATGTACTGGGGACGAACAGAACTTATGGATGGTGAAGACGGAGAAATGTCCTGGTTCAATGCTGGGGTCCGAGTTGGTGTTGGGATTGGCCTTGGCATTTGTGTAGGAGTTGGAGTAGGAGTTGGTTTATTAGTCCGTACTACACGAAACTTAAGAAGGCGCCTTATGTAA
- the LOC125855378 gene encoding uncharacterized protein LOC125855378: MFRRKNHSNSEQGVEDQQLKVKELRASLGQLSGRSAQFCTDACLKRYLEARNWNVDKAKKMLEETLKWRLSFKPEEIRWNEVAKEGETGKVFKANFRDRHGRTVLILRPGMQNTAALDNQMKHLVYLIENAIFNLPEGQEQMAWLIDYTGWSITNNVPVKSARETINILQNHYPERLAAALLYNPPRLFETFWRIVKYFMDPKTFQKVKFVYPKNKDSAELMKSYFDVDNLPTEFGGTATTLNYDHEEFSRQMAQDDVKVAKFWGKDKHPPGPGGNDSYSAVEVAPEP; encoded by the exons ATGTTTCGTCGCAAGAACCACTCTAATAGTGAACAGGGGGTTGAGGACCAGCAGCTCAAG gttaAGGAGCTTAGGGCTTCCCTGGGGCAACTCTCAGGGCGCAGCGCACAGTTCTGCACTGATGCATGTTTAAAAAGGTATTTGGAAGCACGGAACTGGAATGTAGATAAAGCAAAGAAGATGTTGGAGGAGACGCTTAAATGGAGATTATCGTTTAAACCTGAAGAAATTCGCTGG AATGAAGTAGCGAAAGAAGGTGAGACTGGGAAGGTGTTTAAAGCAAATTTTCGTGACCGCCATGGCAGGACAGTCCTAATATTGCGGCCAGGAATGCAG AACACAGCAGCACTAGACAACCAGATGAAGCATTTGGTGTATCTAATCGAGAATGCCATTTTTAATCTGCCAGAAGGTCAAGAACAGATGGCCTGGTTAATTGACTACACTGGATGGTCTATAACCAATAATGTTCCTGTAAAATCTGCTCGCGAGACCATCAATATTTTGCAAAACCACTACCCTGAGAGACTCGCTGCAGCACTTTTGTACAATCCACCGCGACTTTTTGAAACATTTTGGAGG ATTGTCAAATACTTTATGGATCCCAAAACATTTCAAAAGGTCAAGTTTGTGTATCCAAAGAACAAGGATAGCGCGGAACTGATGAAGTCATACTTCGACGTGGATAATCTTCCTACTGAGTTTGGAGGAACAGCGACGACACTGAATTATGATCACGAGGAGTTCTCAAGGCAAATGGCTCAAGATGATGTGAAGGTCGCCAAGTTTTGGGGTAAGGACAAACACCCCCCTGGTCCCGGTGGCAATGATAGTTACTCTGCAGTAGAAGTTGCTCCAGAACCTTAA
- the LOC125857047 gene encoding uncharacterized protein LOC125857047, which produces MDTAIWGKLAIYCIKRNSDQQYFGYVDIKKEVYITLEKVYISRENLPVHIDVVAALLGTEKMYDKTKNTYIFATTSVVGAPASMPVNCIRFTEHSNITKRPYANITFVSRFVENITPLKYLLV; this is translated from the coding sequence ATGGATACTGCAATTTGGGGAAAATTGGCTATCTATTGCATCAAGAGGAACTCTGATCAACAATATTTTGGGTACGTGGACATTAAGAAGGAGGTATATATTACTCTTGAGAAAGTTTATATTAGTAGAGAAAACTTGCCTGTGCATATTGATGTCGTTGCTGCATTGCTTGGAACAGAAAAGATGTATGACAAGACAAAGAACACGTATATTTTTGCAACAACGAGTGTAGTGGGTGCTCCTGCTTCAATGCCGGTTAATTGCATAAGATTTACTGAGCATAGCAACATAACCAAGAGACCTTATGCCAATATAACATTTGTTAGCAGATTTGTTGAGAATATTACCCCGTTAAAGTATTTACTAGTTTGA